In a genomic window of Sinorhizobium meliloti:
- a CDS encoding XapX domain-containing protein produces MKIYLLSLGAGLLVGVVYSLLGVRSPAPPVVALVGLFGMLLGEQMLPIAKRAFAGQDVTSFVKTGCAEHVLGPMPHNREKDS; encoded by the coding sequence ATGAAGATCTACCTGCTCTCGCTCGGCGCCGGCCTGCTGGTGGGCGTAGTCTATAGTCTGCTCGGCGTCCGCTCGCCGGCGCCGCCCGTCGTCGCCCTCGTCGGTTTGTTCGGCATGCTGCTCGGCGAGCAGATGCTACCGATCGCCAAGCGTGCCTTCGCCGGTCAGGACGTGACTTCCTTCGTCAAGACCGGGTGCGCCGAGCACGTGCTCGGACCGATGCCTCACAATCGGGAGAAGGACTCATGA